The following proteins are co-located in the Halarcobacter sp. genome:
- a CDS encoding hydrogenase small subunit: MVDSHDMVKKVFTQNSARVDTNKGDAYYSKLFEKAKTRLEALKKQPALKDIDMMDIVESEGVNRRDFMKWASATTATLMLPPMFTPLVAEATELMNRVPVIWIELQDCAGNSEALLRSSAPTVDDLIFDVLSLEFHETIMAASGHQADAQLEDAIHHFKGKYLLFVEGAIPTAMNGQYGTIGASGETFQEHLERLSNDAAAVVAVGTCATFGGIPAAAPNPTGAVGVMDLVKGKPVINIPACPANPANMVGVVLHYVLTGQVPELDSLLRPKFAFGYRIHDNCERRAHFDAGEFVEEWGDEGAKNNFCLYKMGCKGPMTFNNCSIIRYNEGANWPIGVGRGCIGCSEPDFWDKYAYERPMADANIKAPTGGVEKTVDEFGLGLLTATTIGIGVHAVASAAIGKRTVHSEDGEE, from the coding sequence ATGGTTGATTCTCACGACATGGTAAAAAAAGTTTTTACCCAGAATTCTGCTAGAGTCGATACAAATAAAGGTGATGCATATTATAGTAAGCTTTTTGAAAAAGCAAAAACTAGATTAGAGGCATTAAAAAAGCAACCAGCACTTAAAGATATTGATATGATGGATATCGTAGAGAGTGAAGGTGTGAATAGAAGAGATTTCATGAAATGGGCAAGTGCAACAACTGCTACATTAATGTTACCTCCTATGTTTACTCCATTAGTTGCTGAAGCTACAGAGTTAATGAATAGGGTTCCTGTAATTTGGATTGAATTACAAGATTGTGCAGGTAACTCAGAAGCTTTATTAAGATCTTCTGCACCAACTGTAGATGATTTAATATTTGATGTATTAAGTTTAGAGTTCCATGAAACTATTATGGCTGCTTCTGGACATCAAGCTGATGCACAATTAGAAGATGCAATTCATCACTTTAAAGGGAAGTATTTATTATTTGTTGAGGGTGCAATTCCTACAGCTATGAATGGTCAATATGGAACAATTGGTGCAAGTGGTGAAACTTTCCAAGAACACTTAGAAAGATTATCTAACGATGCTGCTGCTGTTGTAGCTGTTGGAACATGTGCTACTTTTGGTGGGATTCCTGCTGCTGCTCCAAATCCAACAGGTGCAGTTGGTGTTATGGATTTAGTTAAAGGTAAACCAGTAATTAATATCCCTGCCTGTCCGGCAAACCCTGCAAATATGGTTGGTGTTGTTTTACATTATGTATTAACTGGTCAAGTTCCTGAGTTAGACTCATTATTAAGACCTAAATTCGCATTTGGATATAGAATTCATGACAACTGTGAGAGAAGAGCTCACTTTGATGCTGGAGAATTTGTTGAAGAGTGGGGAGATGAAGGTGCTAAAAACAACTTCTGTTTATATAAAATGGGTTGTAAAGGTCCTATGACATTTAATAATTGTTCTATTATTAGATATAACGAAGGTGCAAACTGGCCAATTGGTGTAGGTCGAGGTTGTATTGGTTGTTCTGAGCCTGATTTCTGGGATAAATATGCTTATGAAAGACCAATGGCAGATGCTAATATCAAAGCACCAACTGGTGGGGTAGAAAAAACAGTTGATGAGTTTGGTTTAGGATTATTAACGGCAACAACAATTGGTATCGGTGTACATGCGGTAGCAAGTGCTGCAATTGGAAAAAGAACAGTTCATAGTGAAGATGGAGAAGAGTAA
- a CDS encoding nickel-dependent hydrogenase large subunit, with amino-acid sequence MKTVDIIERIEGEAKLVCTWKDNLIEDARIEFLNFRGFEYILENKAPLDTLVYTPRICGICGQAHLKATVEALESIYETADHKVELTKKAEILREVGLNIEIIDSHIKWFYMFIMPDMIKLSNKDFSSYEPLKGEKWLRASSVASETIKALAIIGGQWPHTSYMIPGGVVSDPTLLDLSTMGNYLDNAISFFEKDFAGVDLENYLNFSKVRDIEKIDCDLKDFIDLCFENNLENEGKSHNRHIVLTNSELFKAGKSNKRLINKIDLERIRENNEYTFNIDKTKQSSQAYGWSKSVKYGENYYETGPLSRAIISKRKFISKIHEKYSDSVLTRVLGRMDELAYLLYETKNMIKKIDVNENSFIKPNFSLNEISEGKGISTVEATRGSLLHEINIKDGKIDNYNIITPTVWNLGPGTLNELSIAQKAIIGNNSIQKAQIILRSFDVCSVCTTH; translated from the coding sequence ATGAAAACAGTTGATATTATAGAAAGAATTGAAGGTGAAGCAAAATTAGTTTGCACTTGGAAAGATAATTTAATAGAAGATGCAAGAATTGAATTCTTAAACTTTAGGGGATTTGAATATATATTAGAAAATAAAGCGCCATTAGATACTTTAGTTTATACTCCAAGAATATGTGGAATTTGTGGGCAGGCACATCTAAAGGCAACAGTTGAAGCTTTAGAGTCAATTTATGAAACTGCAGATCATAAAGTTGAACTTACAAAAAAAGCAGAAATCTTAAGAGAAGTGGGGTTAAATATAGAGATAATAGATTCACATATAAAGTGGTTCTATATGTTTATAATGCCTGATATGATTAAATTATCAAATAAAGATTTCTCTTCATATGAACCTTTAAAAGGGGAAAAATGGCTAAGAGCTTCATCTGTTGCAAGTGAAACTATAAAAGCTTTAGCTATTATTGGAGGTCAGTGGCCTCATACTTCATATATGATTCCTGGAGGAGTAGTAAGTGATCCAACACTTTTAGATTTATCAACAATGGGTAATTATTTAGATAATGCAATAAGTTTTTTTGAAAAGGATTTTGCTGGAGTAGATTTAGAAAACTATTTAAATTTTTCAAAAGTAAGAGATATTGAGAAAATTGACTGTGATTTAAAAGATTTTATCGATTTATGTTTCGAAAATAATTTAGAAAATGAAGGGAAGAGTCATAATAGACATATTGTTTTAACAAATAGCGAATTATTTAAAGCTGGTAAAAGTAATAAACGATTAATAAACAAAATTGATTTAGAAAGAATTAGAGAAAATAATGAATACACTTTTAATATAGATAAAACAAAGCAATCTTCACAAGCTTATGGTTGGTCTAAAAGTGTTAAATATGGTGAAAACTATTATGAAACAGGTCCCTTATCAAGAGCTATAATTTCAAAAAGAAAATTTATATCAAAAATTCATGAAAAATATTCAGATTCTGTCTTAACAAGAGTATTAGGAAGAATGGATGAATTAGCTTATTTACTTTATGAAACAAAAAACATGATAAAAAAAATTGATGTAAATGAAAACTCATTTATAAAGCCTAATTTTTCTTTAAATGAAATATCTGAGGGAAAAGGTATTTCTACAGTTGAAGCAACGAGAGGTTCTTTATTACATGAAATAAACATTAAAGATGGGAAAATTGATAATTATAATATAATTACACCAACTGTTTGGAATTTAGGACCGGGAACTTTAAATGAACTTTCAATAGCCCAAAAAGCAATAATTGGGAATAACTCTATACAAAAAGCACAAATTATATTAAGAAGCTTTGATGTATGTTCAGTTTGTACTACACATTAA
- a CDS encoding ABC transporter ATP-binding protein — translation MPYIELKNISKKYGNKTVIENLNFKIKKGSFTVLLGPSGCGKSTTLRMIAGLEDISSGQILINGKDVSKLNSSKRGISMVFQSYALFPHLSVEDNILFGLKVRKVAKEEREKRLKKVVKLVGLDGLLENKPSQLSGGQKQRVALARAFVAKNKICLMDEPLSNLDAKLRHEMRIEIKKLQQQLGMTVLYVTHDQTEAMSMADHIILLNKGEIEQEGKPEELYKNVASTFVGKFIGTPPMNIINIKKEKERILIENQELKSTYSSRITEDINFLGIRPEDIYFEETNIGFCGRIVYKDYHGSDTVLGIQTLNDNLTNPILMRIQKADNYKNGDRVWINWSEAKVNFFNSHGERRDILS, via the coding sequence ATGCCATATATAGAACTAAAAAATATATCTAAAAAATACGGCAATAAAACAGTAATTGAAAATCTAAATTTTAAAATAAAAAAAGGAAGTTTTACAGTTTTATTAGGACCTTCAGGTTGTGGTAAATCAACAACTCTTAGAATGATTGCAGGTTTAGAAGATATAAGTTCTGGACAAATTTTAATTAATGGAAAAGATGTATCTAAATTAAACTCTTCAAAAAGAGGAATCTCTATGGTATTTCAATCTTATGCCTTATTTCCTCATCTAAGTGTTGAAGATAATATTTTATTTGGATTAAAGGTGCGAAAAGTTGCAAAAGAGGAAAGGGAAAAAAGACTTAAAAAAGTTGTAAAACTTGTAGGTCTTGATGGTTTATTAGAAAATAAACCATCACAATTATCTGGAGGACAAAAACAAAGAGTTGCTTTAGCAAGAGCATTTGTAGCAAAAAATAAAATTTGTCTTATGGATGAACCCTTATCAAATCTTGATGCAAAACTTAGACATGAAATGAGAATTGAGATAAAAAAATTACAACAACAATTAGGTATGACTGTTTTATATGTAACCCATGACCAAACTGAAGCTATGAGTATGGCTGACCATATTATTTTATTAAATAAAGGAGAAATAGAGCAAGAAGGGAAACCAGAAGAGTTATATAAAAATGTTGCCAGTACATTTGTGGGTAAATTTATTGGTACACCTCCAATGAATATTATAAATATAAAAAAGGAGAAAGAGAGAATATTGATAGAAAATCAAGAATTAAAATCAACTTATTCAAGCCGTATTACTGAAGATATAAATTTTCTTGGAATTCGTCCAGAGGATATATATTTTGAAGAAACCAATATTGGATTTTGTGGTCGGATAGTTTATAAAGACTATCATGGTTCAGATACAGTTTTAGGTATCCAAACTTTAAATGATAACTTAACAAATCCAATATTAATGAGAATACAAAAAGCTGACAACTATAAAAATGGTGATAGGGTTTGGATAAATTGGAGTGAAGCTAAAGTTAACTTCTTTAATTCACATGGTGAGAGAAGAGATATCTTATCTTAA
- a CDS encoding ABC transporter substrate-binding protein, with the protein MLNILKKAALVSVLAASFLSSANAQKTELTMYYPVSVGGPLTKIVDSMVEEFEKKNPDIDVNAIYAGNYNDARIKSLAALKAGKPAQLAVMFSIDTYDLIEQNAIVSFSDILKSEEDKKWLNSFYPALMENGTTLGKVWAIPFQRSTIVMYYNKDAFKKAGLNPEKPPKNWDEMVSMGKKLTNDEQWGVMIPSTGYPYWMFGALAKQNGEVLMNGDGTKTYFDNPKVVDALQYWKDLSHKYNVMPQGTIEWGTLRKNFLSGKTAMMWHSTGNLTAVKKNATFDFGVAMLPANEMRGTPTGGGNFYIFKKTTPKQREASIKLIKFMTSPENSAKWSIGTGYIGISQASYDTPALKKYVEEFPPAKVARDQLKYATAELSTYQTGRVRKILDDTIQAVLTDKKSAKKALTEAQEQATKLLRNYQ; encoded by the coding sequence ATGTTAAATATTCTTAAAAAAGCAGCATTAGTAAGTGTTTTAGCTGCAAGTTTTTTATCAAGTGCAAACGCACAAAAAACTGAACTTACAATGTATTATCCAGTTTCAGTTGGTGGCCCACTTACAAAAATAGTTGACTCAATGGTTGAAGAGTTTGAGAAAAAAAATCCAGATATTGATGTAAATGCAATCTATGCAGGTAATTATAATGATGCTAGAATTAAATCATTAGCTGCATTAAAAGCTGGAAAACCTGCACAATTAGCTGTAATGTTTTCAATTGATACTTATGATTTAATAGAGCAAAATGCAATTGTATCTTTTTCAGATATTTTAAAATCTGAAGAAGATAAAAAATGGTTAAACTCTTTTTATCCAGCATTAATGGAAAATGGAACAACATTAGGTAAAGTTTGGGCTATACCCTTTCAAAGATCAACTATTGTAATGTACTATAATAAAGATGCTTTCAAAAAAGCAGGATTAAATCCAGAAAAACCACCTAAAAATTGGGATGAAATGGTATCAATGGGTAAAAAACTTACAAATGATGAGCAATGGGGTGTTATGATTCCATCAACTGGTTATCCATACTGGATGTTTGGTGCATTAGCAAAACAAAATGGTGAAGTTCTTATGAATGGAGATGGTACTAAAACATATTTTGATAATCCTAAAGTTGTAGATGCTTTACAATACTGGAAAGATTTATCACATAAATATAATGTAATGCCTCAGGGGACAATTGAGTGGGGAACACTTAGAAAAAATTTCCTAAGTGGTAAAACTGCTATGATGTGGCACTCAACTGGTAATTTAACTGCTGTTAAAAAGAATGCAACTTTTGATTTTGGTGTAGCTATGCTTCCTGCAAATGAGATGAGAGGAACACCTACAGGTGGAGGTAACTTTTATATCTTTAAAAAAACAACTCCTAAACAAAGAGAAGCTTCAATAAAATTAATCAAGTTTATGACAAGTCCTGAAAACTCTGCAAAATGGTCAATTGGTACAGGGTATATTGGTATTTCACAAGCTTCATACGATACTCCAGCACTTAAAAAATATGTAGAAGAGTTTCCACCTGCAAAAGTTGCAAGAGATCAATTAAAGTATGCTACAGCTGAGTTATCTACTTATCAAACAGGAAGAGTAAGAAAAATCCTTGACGATACAATTCAAGCTGTTTTAACTGATAAAAAAAGTGCAAAAAAAGCTTTAACTGAAGCTCAAGAACAAGCAACAAAATTATTAAGAAATTATCAATAA
- a CDS encoding TetR/AcrR family transcriptional regulator — protein sequence MSSKEEKKNTIIENSLKLFSKNGFYNTTIPDIAKSMKMSVGNMYNYFKSKEELAKYAIKYSTNVMAKELKAINQMDITSKEKIFIFTKKYLESVKKSPEVIEYFLRVYLSNREVFAEGCEGFLCVSEFVTEVMILLDEGAAKKEFRQQEFFPAFAMIMGALGGFAFLSGEKVLDKDILTYSDEVAENIYRALKYED from the coding sequence TTGTCATCTAAAGAAGAGAAAAAGAATACTATCATTGAAAACTCTTTAAAACTATTTTCTAAAAATGGTTTTTACAATACAACAATTCCTGATATTGCTAAGTCAATGAAGATGAGTGTTGGTAATATGTACAACTACTTCAAATCTAAAGAAGAGTTGGCAAAATATGCTATAAAATACTCTACTAATGTAATGGCTAAAGAATTAAAAGCAATTAATCAAATGGATATAACTTCAAAAGAGAAGATATTTATCTTTACTAAAAAATATTTAGAAAGTGTAAAAAAATCACCTGAAGTAATAGAGTATTTTTTAAGAGTATATCTTTCAAATAGAGAAGTATTTGCGGAAGGTTGTGAAGGGTTTTTATGCGTAAGTGAATTTGTAACTGAGGTTATGATATTACTAGATGAAGGTGCAGCTAAAAAAGAGTTTAGACAACAAGAATTTTTTCCAGCTTTTGCTATGATTATGGGAGCTTTGGGAGGATTTGCTTTTCTTTCGGGAGAAAAAGTTTTAGATAAGGATATTTTAACGTACTCTGATGAAGTAGCAGAAAACATCTACAGAGCACTTAAATATGAAGACTAA
- a CDS encoding Ni/Fe hydrogenase codes for MKTKKPKVLWLQAITCNGNTHSFLSANDNRMKLFLNSFDLIYHPSLTTDITITEIIKKRIEIDFLLVEGAITSDTHFFSTSGYSPHELFNKLVKQTKYLIAVGSCASYGGIHAKFEQNSDIRGIKDSLDPENLYILKHPIVNLTGCPVNPEWIFQTLFSLKDFGKIILDEEGRPKELYYSLAHHGCTRNEYFEWKIEGHFGQKEGCLFYDQGCRGPMTHSNCNKILWNDVNSKTRAGMPCIGCTEFDFPRENMLETKKNIGIPDEVPLGVTKRAYLSAAGVAKTFKIDRLHKKLI; via the coding sequence ATGAAGACTAAAAAACCAAAAGTTTTATGGCTTCAAGCCATAACTTGTAATGGTAATACCCACTCTTTTTTAAGTGCTAATGATAATAGAATGAAACTATTTTTAAATAGTTTTGATTTGATTTATCACCCTTCATTAACTACAGATATAACTATTACGGAAATTATTAAAAAAAGAATAGAGATTGATTTTTTATTAGTTGAAGGAGCAATTACTTCTGATACTCATTTTTTCTCAACTTCTGGATATTCTCCCCATGAATTATTTAATAAATTAGTTAAACAAACAAAATATTTAATTGCTGTTGGTTCATGTGCTTCATATGGTGGTATACATGCAAAGTTTGAACAAAATAGTGATATTAGAGGGATTAAAGATTCTCTTGATCCTGAAAACTTATATATTTTGAAGCATCCTATTGTAAATCTTACAGGTTGTCCTGTTAATCCAGAATGGATTTTTCAAACTCTTTTTTCACTTAAAGATTTTGGGAAAATCATCCTTGATGAAGAGGGGCGTCCAAAAGAGTTATATTATAGTTTAGCTCATCATGGGTGTACTAGAAATGAGTATTTCGAATGGAAAATAGAAGGGCATTTTGGTCAAAAAGAGGGGTGCCTTTTTTATGACCAAGGATGTAGAGGTCCAATGACCCACTCAAATTGTAATAAAATATTATGGAATGATGTAAATAGTAAAACAAGAGCAGGTATGCCGTGTATTGGTTGTACAGAATTTGATTTTCCAAGAGAAAATATGCTTGAAACTAAAAAAAATATAGGAATTCCTGATGAAGTGCCATTAGGTGTTACTAAAAGAGCATATCTCTCAGCAGCTGGTGTTGCTAAAACATTTAAAATAGATAGACTTCACAAAAAACTTATTTAA
- a CDS encoding DeoR/GlpR family DNA-binding transcription regulator gives MKPKERQAYILEKVRQEKFASVEDLSNIFEVTVQSIRKDINDLCKKGLLRRIYGGVEIPAKTDNISYTSRKIIHYDEKRVIAKMIAKQIPNNSSLFFSIGTTPEIIAKELINHENLKIFTNNINVALVCCENPSFEIVLHGGLIRNKHRDILGNDIEKFFSSYSVDFGIFGVGAIEEDGSLLDFTHEEVQARVTINKFSKKVFLAADSSKFKRKAYIRGGNISMVDNFFCDTKPSKDICKILEENEVKLTYANTKGIS, from the coding sequence ATGAAACCAAAAGAGAGACAAGCTTACATTTTAGAAAAGGTTAGACAAGAAAAATTTGCTTCAGTTGAAGACTTAAGTAATATTTTTGAAGTAACTGTACAATCGATTAGAAAAGATATCAATGATTTATGTAAAAAAGGTTTACTTAGAAGAATCTATGGAGGAGTAGAGATACCTGCAAAAACTGATAATATATCTTATACAAGTAGAAAAATTATCCATTATGATGAGAAAAGAGTGATTGCAAAAATGATTGCAAAACAGATACCTAACAATAGCTCACTATTTTTCTCTATAGGTACAACTCCTGAAATAATTGCAAAAGAGTTAATCAATCATGAAAATCTAAAAATCTTTACTAATAATATAAATGTTGCTCTTGTATGTTGTGAAAATCCAAGCTTCGAAATCGTATTACATGGTGGATTAATAAGAAATAAACATAGAGATATTCTTGGAAATGATATAGAAAAATTTTTTAGTTCTTATAGTGTTGATTTCGGGATATTTGGTGTTGGAGCAATTGAAGAGGATGGTTCCTTACTTGATTTTACACATGAAGAGGTTCAAGCAAGAGTTACAATAAATAAATTTAGTAAAAAAGTTTTTTTAGCTGCTGATTCTTCTAAGTTTAAAAGAAAAGCTTATATTAGAGGGGGCAATATCTCTATGGTTGACAATTTCTTTTGTGATACAAAACCTTCAAAAGATATCTGTAAAATTTTAGAAGAAAATGAAGTTAAATTAACCTATGCAAATACAAAAGGAATCAGCTAA
- a CDS encoding nickel-dependent hydrogenase large subunit, translating into MSKHVVIDPITRIEGHLRIEAVIDDNNVITDAFSSSTMFRGIEEILKGRDPRDCGLLAMRICGVCTGTHYQRSIEAVEHAFGVTIPKNARLVRNLMQGALYLHDHIVHFYHLHALDWVDITEALKADPKATVLEAQKWAKVSGARPWNASEDVFAEVQERVTKYVKQGRLGIFGNAYWGSKAYKLTPEQNLIGLSHYLDALDLQRKIAKAQAIFGGKNPHPQSIVVGGVTCVQDIKNPARIAEFKDIIQLAQKFIKQAYLPDVYMAGTMYADEALAGVGGGLGNFMSYGDFNLDDTPFYEAKKLFPSGIVMNKDLSKVFDLDQSKITEDVTHAWYEGNENLHPFSGKTNPNYTGFKEKKDGIAYLDTDKKYSWIKSPLYDDQRMEVGPLARMIVGVARGDERITKHVTTFLKNGNLPTKVLFSTVGRTAGRAIETELMADAVLEWCDELAANAASGDLSTWTEFDFDKVAKDAQGYGMAEAPRGALGHWVKIKDGKVANYQAVVPSTWNAAPKDYKGRMGAYEASLVGTKVVDPDQPLEIIRTVHSFDPCIACAVHIVDTRGKELAVYKVDPVGGCRA; encoded by the coding sequence ATGAGTAAACACGTAGTAATAGATCCAATAACAAGGATTGAGGGACATTTAAGAATAGAAGCAGTAATTGATGATAATAATGTAATTACTGATGCGTTTAGTTCATCTACAATGTTTAGAGGAATTGAAGAGATTTTAAAAGGTAGAGACCCTAGAGACTGTGGTCTTTTAGCTATGAGAATCTGTGGAGTTTGTACAGGTACACACTATCAAAGATCAATTGAAGCGGTTGAGCATGCATTTGGTGTTACTATTCCAAAAAATGCAAGACTTGTTAGAAACTTAATGCAAGGTGCATTATATCTTCATGACCATATTGTTCATTTCTATCATCTACATGCATTAGACTGGGTAGATATTACAGAAGCTTTAAAAGCTGATCCAAAAGCAACTGTTTTAGAGGCTCAAAAATGGGCAAAAGTTTCAGGGGCTAGACCTTGGAATGCTAGTGAAGATGTATTTGCTGAAGTTCAAGAAAGAGTTACTAAATATGTAAAACAAGGAAGACTTGGTATATTTGGGAATGCTTATTGGGGAAGTAAAGCATATAAGTTAACTCCTGAACAAAACCTTATTGGTCTTTCTCACTATTTAGATGCTTTAGATTTACAAAGAAAAATTGCAAAAGCTCAAGCTATTTTTGGTGGTAAAAATCCACATCCACAATCAATTGTTGTTGGGGGAGTAACTTGTGTACAAGATATTAAAAACCCTGCAAGAATTGCAGAGTTTAAAGATATTATTCAATTAGCTCAAAAATTTATAAAACAAGCATATCTTCCAGATGTATATATGGCTGGTACTATGTATGCTGATGAGGCACTAGCTGGTGTTGGTGGAGGATTAGGAAACTTTATGTCATATGGTGACTTTAATCTTGATGATACACCATTTTATGAAGCAAAAAAACTTTTCCCAAGTGGTATTGTAATGAATAAAGATTTATCAAAAGTGTTTGATTTAGATCAATCAAAAATCACTGAAGATGTAACTCACGCTTGGTATGAAGGAAATGAAAATCTTCACCCATTTAGTGGGAAAACAAATCCTAATTATACTGGATTTAAAGAGAAAAAAGATGGAATTGCATATTTAGATACAGATAAAAAATACTCTTGGATTAAATCTCCACTATATGATGACCAAAGAATGGAAGTGGGACCATTAGCTAGAATGATTGTTGGTGTTGCAAGGGGTGATGAGAGAATCACTAAGCATGTTACAACTTTCCTTAAAAATGGAAATTTACCAACAAAAGTATTATTCTCAACTGTTGGAAGAACAGCAGGACGTGCTATTGAAACTGAATTGATGGCAGATGCTGTTTTAGAGTGGTGTGATGAATTAGCTGCTAATGCCGCATCGGGAGATTTATCAACTTGGACTGAATTTGATTTTGACAAAGTTGCAAAAGATGCTCAAGGTTATGGTATGGCAGAAGCTCCAAGGGGTGCTTTAGGTCACTGGGTTAAGATTAAAGATGGAAAAGTTGCAAATTATCAAGCAGTTGTTCCTTCAACTTGGAATGCTGCTCCAAAAGATTATAAAGGTAGAATGGGTGCATATGAAGCTTCTTTAGTTGGTACTAAAGTTGTAGACCCTGACCAACCTTTAGAGATTATTAGAACAGTGCATAGTTTTGACCCTTGTATTGCTTGTGCAGTTCACATTGTTGATACAAGAGGTAAAGAATTGGCAGTATATAAAGTAGATCCAGTAGGAGGATGCCGTGCCTAA